From Pulveribacter suum, a single genomic window includes:
- a CDS encoding DUF488 domain-containing protein, with translation MPVRIVRLGSPRAPGEGTRIGTVRRPPRGVPRAQFAAQDWYDAWLPNLAPSAEAVKQALAAHDDAAWAAFARRYRREMAEPGQRHLIDTLAQLSRQAHFSVGCYCENEARCHRSLLRELLAQAGAHIRED, from the coding sequence ATGCCAGTTCGCATCGTCCGCCTGGGCAGCCCGCGTGCGCCGGGCGAGGGCACGCGCATCGGCACCGTGCGCCGGCCCCCGCGCGGCGTGCCGCGCGCGCAGTTCGCCGCACAGGACTGGTATGACGCCTGGCTGCCCAACCTGGCGCCCAGCGCCGAGGCCGTGAAGCAGGCGCTGGCCGCGCACGATGACGCTGCCTGGGCGGCGTTCGCCCGCCGCTACCGCCGCGAGATGGCCGAGCCCGGGCAGCGCCACCTGATCGACACGCTGGCCCAGCTGTCCAGGCAGGCTCACTTTTCGGTCGGCTGCTACTGCGAGAACGAGGCCCGCTGCCACCGATCCCTGCTGCGCGAGCTGCTGGCGCAGGCCGGCGCGCACATCCGCGAAGACTGA
- a CDS encoding ABC transporter ATP-binding protein — MAEQSKQVLLQVKGLKVAYGGIQAVKGVDLEVREGELVTLIGSNGAGKTTTMKAITGTQGMNDGDIEYLGQSIRGKGAWDLVRSGLVMVPEGRGVFARMTITENLLMGAYTRNDKAGIAADVEKMFNIFPRLRERKDQLAGTMSGGEQQMLAMGRALMSQPRVLLLDEPSMGLSPIMVDKIFEVVRDVYALGVTVVLVEQNASRALAIADRGYVMESGLITMTGAGQQLLSDPRVRAAYLGE, encoded by the coding sequence ATGGCAGAACAATCCAAGCAGGTGCTGCTGCAGGTCAAGGGCCTGAAAGTGGCCTACGGCGGCATCCAGGCCGTCAAGGGCGTGGACCTGGAAGTGCGCGAGGGCGAGCTGGTCACGCTGATCGGCTCCAACGGCGCCGGCAAGACCACCACCATGAAGGCCATCACCGGCACCCAGGGCATGAACGATGGCGACATCGAGTACCTGGGCCAGAGCATCCGCGGCAAGGGTGCTTGGGACCTGGTGCGCAGCGGCCTGGTGATGGTGCCCGAGGGCCGCGGCGTGTTCGCGCGCATGACCATCACCGAGAACCTGCTGATGGGCGCCTACACGCGCAATGACAAGGCCGGCATCGCCGCCGATGTGGAGAAGATGTTCAACATCTTCCCGCGCCTGCGCGAGCGCAAGGACCAGCTGGCCGGCACCATGAGCGGCGGCGAACAGCAGATGCTGGCCATGGGCCGCGCGCTGATGAGCCAGCCCCGGGTGCTGCTGCTGGACGAGCCCTCCATGGGCCTGTCGCCCATCATGGTGGACAAGATCTTCGAGGTGGTGCGCGACGTGTACGCCCTGGGCGTGACCGTCGTGCTGGTGGAGCAAAACGCCAGCCGCGCCCTGGCGATTGCCGACCGCGGCTACGTCATGGAGTCCGGCCTGATCACCATGACCGGTGCGGGCCAGCAGCTGCTGAGCGACCCGCGCGTGCGCGCCGCCTACCTGGGCGAGTAG
- a CDS encoding ABC transporter ATP-binding protein encodes MADTADKEVVLKVAGISKRFGGLQALSDVGITIRRGQVYGLIGPNGAGKTTFFNVITGLYTPDAGSFELAGQPYEPRAVHLVAKAGIARTFQNIRLFAEMTALENVMVGRHIRTRSGLAGAIFRTKGFVQEEAAIAQRAQELLDYVGIGKYADYKARTLSYGDQRRLEIARALATDPQLIALDEPAAGMNATEKVQLRELIDRIRNDDRTILLIEHDVKLVMGLCDRVTVLDYGKQIAEGTPADVQKNEKVIEAYLGTGGH; translated from the coding sequence ATGGCAGATACAGCAGATAAAGAAGTGGTGCTCAAGGTCGCGGGCATTTCCAAGCGCTTTGGCGGCCTGCAGGCACTGTCCGACGTGGGCATCACCATCCGCCGCGGGCAGGTCTATGGCCTGATCGGACCCAACGGCGCGGGCAAGACCACCTTCTTCAACGTGATCACCGGGCTGTACACGCCCGACGCCGGCAGCTTCGAGCTGGCCGGCCAGCCCTACGAGCCGCGCGCCGTGCACCTGGTGGCCAAGGCCGGCATCGCCCGCACCTTCCAGAACATCCGGCTCTTCGCCGAGATGACGGCGCTGGAGAACGTGATGGTGGGGCGGCACATCCGCACCCGCTCCGGCCTGGCCGGGGCGATCTTTCGCACCAAGGGCTTTGTGCAGGAGGAAGCGGCCATCGCCCAGCGCGCCCAGGAGCTGCTGGACTATGTCGGCATCGGCAAGTACGCCGACTACAAGGCGCGAACGCTGTCCTATGGCGACCAGCGCCGCCTGGAGATCGCCCGGGCCCTGGCCACCGACCCGCAGCTGATCGCCCTGGACGAGCCGGCCGCCGGCATGAACGCCACCGAGAAGGTGCAGCTGCGCGAGCTGATCGACCGCATCCGCAACGACGACCGCACCATCTTGCTGATCGAGCACGACGTGAAGCTGGTCATGGGGCTGTGCGACCGCGTCACGGTGCTGGACTACGGCAAGCAGATCGCCGAGGGCACGCCGGCCGACGTGCAGAAGAACGAGAAGGTGATCGAGGCTTACCTCGGCACCGGAGGACACTGA
- a CDS encoding uracil-DNA glycosylase family protein, which translates to MATRRQPAAHPLLPLDDLLHRARQCTLCAPFLPLGPRPVLQAGTGARILIASQAPGRKVHASGVPFDDASGERLRDWLQLPREVFYDPGRVAIVPMGFCYPGKGASGDAPPRPECAPTWRAPLLAQLPHIALTVAVGQYAIGWHLPGSRGRPLADTVRASGAPGSPVIALPHPSPRNNGWLKHNPWFEAEWLPGVRERVAAALTQNTSQIGI; encoded by the coding sequence ATGGCGACTCGAAGACAACCCGCTGCGCACCCCCTGCTGCCCCTGGACGACCTGCTGCACCGCGCGCGCCAGTGCACGCTGTGCGCGCCCTTCTTGCCGCTGGGCCCGCGCCCGGTGCTGCAGGCGGGCACGGGCGCGCGCATCCTGATTGCCAGCCAGGCGCCGGGGCGCAAGGTGCATGCCTCGGGCGTGCCGTTCGACGACGCCAGCGGCGAGCGGCTGCGCGACTGGCTGCAGCTGCCGCGCGAGGTGTTCTATGACCCGGGGCGCGTGGCCATCGTGCCCATGGGCTTTTGCTACCCGGGCAAGGGCGCCTCGGGCGACGCGCCGCCGCGCCCCGAGTGCGCGCCCACCTGGCGCGCACCGCTGCTGGCGCAGCTGCCGCACATTGCGCTGACGGTGGCCGTGGGCCAGTACGCCATTGGCTGGCACCTGCCGGGCAGCCGCGGCCGGCCACTGGCCGACACCGTGCGTGCCAGCGGCGCCCCGGGCAGCCCGGTGATCGCCCTGCCCCACCCCAGCCCGCGCAACAACGGCTGGCTCAAGCACAACCCGTGGTTCGAGGCCGAATGGCTGCCGGGCGTGCGGGAGCGGGTGGCCGCGGCGCTCACCCAAAATACCAGCCAAATCGGGATCTAG
- a CDS encoding ABC transporter permease subunit gives MKNHKIQWVLGAVALLVLPLILQYFGNAWVRIADLALLYVMLALGLNIVVGYAGLLDLGYVAFYAVGAYMFGLLASPHLADNFAWFAAHFPEGLHMSLWMVIPLALVLAAITGVLLGIPVLKLRGDYLAIVTLGFGEIIRIFLNNLDHPVNITNGPKGLGQIDSVKIFGLDFGRRLELFGFDISSVTLYYYLFLALVLVTIVVCYRLQDSRIGRAWMAIREDEIAAKAMGINTRNMKLLAFGMGASFGGVAGSMFAAFQGFVSPESFSLMESVMIVAMVVLGGIGHIPGVILGAVLLSALPEVLRYVAGPLQAMTDGRLDASILRQLLIALAMIIVMLLRPRGLWPAPEHGKSLAQKS, from the coding sequence ATGAAAAATCACAAGATCCAATGGGTCCTGGGCGCCGTCGCGCTGCTCGTGCTGCCCCTGATCCTGCAGTACTTCGGCAACGCCTGGGTGCGCATCGCCGACCTGGCGCTGCTGTACGTCATGCTGGCCCTGGGCCTGAACATCGTGGTGGGCTACGCCGGCCTGCTCGACTTAGGGTACGTTGCCTTCTACGCCGTGGGTGCCTACATGTTCGGCCTGCTGGCCTCGCCCCATCTGGCCGACAACTTCGCCTGGTTCGCAGCGCACTTCCCCGAGGGGCTGCACATGTCGCTGTGGATGGTGATACCGCTGGCCCTGGTGCTGGCGGCCATCACCGGCGTGCTGCTGGGCATCCCGGTGCTCAAGTTGCGCGGCGACTACCTGGCCATCGTGACGCTGGGCTTTGGCGAGATCATCCGCATCTTCCTGAACAACCTGGACCACCCGGTCAACATCACCAACGGCCCCAAGGGCCTGGGGCAGATCGACTCGGTCAAGATCTTCGGGCTGGACTTCGGGCGGCGGCTGGAGCTTTTTGGCTTCGACATCAGCTCCGTCACGCTGTACTACTACCTGTTCCTGGCGCTGGTGCTGGTCACCATCGTGGTCTGCTACCGCCTGCAGGATTCGCGCATCGGCCGCGCCTGGATGGCGATTCGCGAGGACGAGATCGCCGCCAAGGCCATGGGCATCAACACCCGCAACATGAAGCTGCTGGCCTTCGGCATGGGCGCCTCGTTTGGCGGCGTGGCGGGCAGCATGTTCGCGGCCTTCCAGGGCTTCGTCTCGCCCGAGTCCTTCAGCCTGATGGAGTCGGTGATGATCGTTGCCATGGTGGTGCTGGGCGGCATCGGCCACATCCCCGGCGTGATTCTGGGCGCCGTGCTGCTGTCGGCCCTGCCCGAGGTGCTGCGCTACGTGGCCGGCCCGCTGCAGGCCATGACGGACGGCCGGCTGGATGCCTCCATCCTGCGCCAGCTCCTGATCGCCCTGGCCATGATCATCGTCATGCTGCTGCGCCCGCGCGGCCTGTGGCCGGCGCCCGAGCACGGCAAGAGCCTGGCGCAGAAGTCCTGA
- a CDS encoding replication-associated recombination protein A — MKSSPPAAVHQPLAERLRPRSLGEVIGQQHILGPGMPLRLAFESGRPHSCILWGPPGVGKTTIAQLMAEAFDAQFISISAVLGGVKEIREAVQLAEAARDGLMRQGTIVFVDEVHRFNKSQQDAFLPHVESGLFTFVGATTENPSFEVNSALLSRATVYVLQPLTTDDLKQIVAKAQASQAVPAIEDEALERLVAYADGDARRLLNTLETLAITAAQAGLERIADDWLLKVLGQQVRRYDKGGEQFYDTISALHKSVRGSDPDAALYWLVRMLDGGADPRYLSRRIVRMAWEDIGLADPRALQIVGDAAQTYERLGSPEGELALAQAVLYLAVAPKSNAGYAAYNKARALVKEGASLPVPLHLRNAPTTLMKQLDYGRGYRYAHDEDGGFAAGESYLPEGMQPPGFYQPVPRGLEIQIGQKMQELRERNAAARADGLAPAD, encoded by the coding sequence ATGAAGTCTTCTCCCCCCGCCGCCGTTCACCAGCCCCTGGCCGAGCGCCTGCGCCCACGCAGCCTGGGCGAGGTGATCGGCCAGCAGCACATCCTGGGGCCGGGCATGCCGCTGCGCCTGGCGTTCGAATCGGGCCGCCCGCACAGCTGCATCCTGTGGGGCCCGCCGGGGGTGGGCAAGACCACCATCGCCCAGCTGATGGCCGAGGCGTTCGACGCGCAGTTCATCAGCATCAGCGCCGTGCTGGGCGGCGTCAAGGAGATCCGCGAGGCCGTGCAGCTGGCCGAGGCGGCGCGTGACGGCCTGATGCGCCAAGGCACCATCGTGTTTGTCGACGAGGTGCACCGCTTCAACAAGAGCCAGCAGGACGCCTTCTTGCCGCACGTGGAAAGCGGCCTGTTCACCTTCGTGGGCGCGACCACCGAGAATCCGTCGTTCGAGGTCAACTCCGCCCTGCTGTCGCGCGCCACGGTGTATGTGCTGCAGCCGCTGACGACCGATGATTTGAAGCAAATAGTGGCCAAAGCCCAGGCCAGTCAAGCGGTGCCAGCTATCGAAGATGAAGCACTGGAGCGCCTGGTGGCCTATGCCGATGGCGACGCGCGGCGCCTGCTGAACACGCTGGAGACGCTGGCCATCACCGCCGCGCAGGCGGGCCTGGAGCGCATCGCCGACGACTGGCTGCTCAAGGTGCTGGGCCAGCAGGTGCGCCGCTATGACAAGGGCGGCGAGCAGTTCTACGACACCATCAGCGCACTGCACAAGTCGGTGCGCGGCTCCGACCCGGACGCGGCGCTGTACTGGCTGGTGCGCATGCTGGACGGCGGGGCCGACCCGCGCTACCTGTCGCGGCGCATCGTGCGCATGGCCTGGGAGGACATCGGCCTGGCCGACCCCAGGGCGCTGCAGATCGTGGGCGACGCGGCGCAGACCTACGAGCGCCTGGGCTCGCCCGAGGGCGAACTGGCCCTGGCCCAGGCCGTCCTCTACCTGGCCGTGGCGCCCAAGAGCAACGCCGGCTACGCGGCCTACAACAAGGCGCGCGCCTTGGTGAAGGAAGGCGCCAGCCTGCCCGTGCCGCTGCACCTGCGCAACGCCCCCACGACACTCATGAAGCAGCTGGACTACGGCCGCGGCTACCGCTACGCGCATGACGAGGACGGGGGCTTTGCCGCCGGCGAGTCCTACCTTCCCGAGGGCATGCAGCCGCCCGGCTTCTACCAGCCCGTGCCGCGCGGGCTCGAGATCCAGATCGGCCAGAAGATGCAGGAGCTGCGCGAGCGCAACGCCGCGGCCCGCGCGGACGGGCTGGCGCCGGCGGACTGA
- a CDS encoding branched-chain amino acid ABC transporter permease, protein MDILLQQIINGLVLGSMYALIALGYTMVYGIIQLINFAHGEVLMIGALTSWSCIGLMRDAMPGAPGWVILLLATIIACFVAAVLNYTIEKVAYRPLRNSPRLAPLITAIGMSLLLQTLAMIIWKPNYKPYPTLLPSTPFEVGGAVITTTQVLILSVTVIALAAMVYLVSYTRLGRAMRATAENPRVAALMGVKPDMVISATFIIGAVLAAIAGIMYASNYGTAQHTMGFLPGLKAFTAAVFGGIGNLTGAVVGGILLGLIEAIGSGYIGQLTGGVLGSHYTDIFAFIVLIIILTLRPSGLLGERVADRA, encoded by the coding sequence ATGGACATACTGCTGCAACAGATCATCAACGGTCTGGTCCTGGGCAGCATGTACGCCTTGATAGCCCTGGGCTATACCATGGTGTACGGCATCATCCAGCTCATCAACTTCGCGCACGGCGAGGTGCTCATGATCGGGGCGCTCACCAGCTGGAGCTGCATCGGCCTGATGCGGGACGCCATGCCCGGCGCGCCCGGCTGGGTCATCCTGCTGCTGGCCACCATCATTGCCTGCTTCGTGGCGGCGGTGCTCAACTACACCATCGAGAAGGTCGCCTACCGGCCGCTGCGCAACAGCCCGCGACTCGCCCCCTTGATCACCGCCATCGGCATGTCGCTGCTGCTGCAGACGCTGGCCATGATCATCTGGAAGCCCAACTACAAGCCTTATCCCACGCTGCTGCCGTCCACGCCCTTCGAGGTCGGCGGCGCGGTGATCACCACCACCCAGGTGCTGATCCTGAGCGTGACGGTGATCGCGCTGGCGGCCATGGTCTATCTGGTCAGCTACACCCGGCTGGGCCGCGCCATGCGGGCCACGGCCGAGAACCCGCGCGTGGCGGCGCTGATGGGCGTCAAGCCCGACATGGTGATCTCCGCCACCTTCATCATCGGCGCCGTGCTGGCGGCCATCGCCGGCATCATGTACGCCTCCAACTACGGCACGGCCCAGCACACCATGGGCTTCCTGCCGGGCCTCAAGGCCTTCACGGCCGCGGTGTTCGGCGGCATCGGCAACCTCACGGGCGCCGTGGTGGGCGGCATCCTGCTGGGCCTGATCGAGGCCATCGGCTCGGGCTACATCGGCCAGCTCACCGGCGGCGTGCTGGGCAGCCACTACACCGACATCTTCGCCTTCATCGTGCTGATCATCATCCTCACGCTGCGCCCCTCGGGCCTGCTGGGCGAGCGCGTGGCAGACCGGGCGTAA
- the lolA gene encoding outer membrane lipoprotein chaperone LolA, with protein MKKLLTTVLIAASAQWAWADGLSSLEGFMKAARSGSAQFTQTVTAPPKDGQSARSKTSSGTFDFQRPGHFRFIYQKPFEQTIVADGKTLWLYDADLNQVTQRAQDKALGSTPAALLASAPDLAALRADFTLESAPDQDGLQWVLASPKARDGQLKSVRVGFNGETLAALDILDSFGQRSLIRFTGMKINPALAADTFTFKPPAGADVLQQ; from the coding sequence GTGAAGAAACTTCTTACTACTGTTTTGATAGCTGCCAGCGCCCAGTGGGCCTGGGCTGACGGCCTTTCCAGCCTGGAAGGCTTCATGAAGGCCGCCAGAAGCGGCAGCGCGCAGTTCACGCAGACGGTGACCGCGCCCCCGAAGGACGGCCAGAGCGCGCGCAGCAAGACCAGCAGCGGCACTTTCGACTTCCAGCGGCCGGGGCACTTTCGCTTCATCTACCAAAAGCCGTTCGAGCAGACCATCGTGGCCGACGGCAAGACGCTGTGGCTGTATGACGCCGACCTGAACCAGGTCACCCAGCGTGCGCAGGACAAGGCGCTCGGCTCCACGCCCGCCGCGCTGCTGGCCTCCGCGCCCGACTTGGCGGCGCTGCGGGCCGACTTCACGCTGGAATCCGCCCCTGACCAGGACGGCCTGCAATGGGTGTTGGCCAGCCCCAAGGCGCGCGACGGCCAGCTCAAGAGCGTGCGCGTGGGCTTTAACGGCGAGACGCTGGCGGCGCTGGACATCCTGGACAGCTTTGGCCAGCGCTCGCTGATCCGCTTTACCGGCATGAAGATCAACCCCGCCCTGGCGGCCGACACCTTCACCTTCAAGCCGCCCGCCGGGGCGGATGTGCTGCAGCAGTAG